Proteins encoded by one window of Parabacteroides sp. FAFU027:
- a CDS encoding ribonuclease Z, producing the protein MEKFDLNILGTGSALPTTRFNPTSQVVNFRDNLFMIDCGEGAQTQLRKMQLKFSRLSHIFLSHLHGDHCFGLMGLISTLGLLDRTGELVVHAHPDAEKVFRPLLDYFCAELPYKVIFNPIAPQKHELILEERSLRVYSIPLKHRVPTCGFLFEEKPRPRHIIREMTDFYQVPVRDMNRLKDGADFVREDGTVIPNDNLTRPAEPTRKYAYCSDTTYHKSIVPIIEGVDLLFHEATFLEKEKARAKQTMHSTALQAAKIAQAAQVKKLVIGHFSARYNDLNVLLEEAKTIFPETVLAEEAKCYPI; encoded by the coding sequence ATGGAAAAATTTGACCTCAATATATTGGGTACCGGCTCGGCTTTGCCCACCACCCGCTTCAATCCCACCTCGCAGGTGGTGAATTTCCGCGATAATCTCTTTATGATAGATTGTGGCGAAGGGGCGCAGACGCAATTGCGCAAGATGCAACTGAAGTTCAGCCGGCTCAGCCACATTTTTCTCTCACATTTGCACGGTGATCATTGTTTCGGATTGATGGGTTTAATCTCTACGCTCGGCTTGCTGGACCGTACCGGTGAACTGGTGGTGCATGCCCATCCCGATGCTGAAAAAGTCTTTCGTCCGCTGCTCGATTATTTTTGTGCCGAGCTTCCCTATAAAGTCATCTTCAATCCCATTGCCCCGCAGAAACACGAGCTGATTCTGGAAGAACGTTCGCTGCGGGTCTATTCCATTCCCCTGAAGCACCGTGTGCCTACTTGTGGATTCCTATTCGAAGAGAAACCCCGTCCACGCCATATTATCCGTGAGATGACCGACTTTTATCAGGTTCCTGTAAGAGATATGAACCGCCTGAAGGATGGCGCTGACTTCGTGCGTGAGGATGGAACGGTTATCCCCAACGATAATCTGACCCGACCGGCTGAGCCTACGCGCAAATATGCTTATTGCTCAGATACTACTTACCACAAGTCCATTGTTCCGATTATCGAGGGTGTCGATTTGCTTTTCCACGAAGCCACTTTTCTGGAAAAGGAGAAAGCCCGTGCAAAACAGACCATGCACTCCACCGCTTTACAGGCTGCAAAAATAGCCCAGGCTGCCCAGGTGAAAAAACTCGTCATCGGCCACTTTTCTGCTCGGTACAATGACTTGAATGTCTTGCTCGAAGAGGCTAAAACGATTTTCCCCGAAACGGTGCTGGCAGAGGAAGCTAAATGCTATCCCATATAG
- a CDS encoding O-acetylhomoserine aminocarboxypropyltransferase/cysteine synthase family protein translates to MSEKKFRFETLQVHAGYQKADKTTNSRAVPIYQTTAYTFNSAKHGADLFELNEFGNIYTRLMNPTTDVFEQRMAALEGGVAALAVASGHSAQFIALNNILTVGDNFVSSPYLYGGTFNQFKVSFKRMGIEARFAKNDSAEEMEKLIDENTKALYTENIGNPYFNIPDFEKVVALARKYDLPLIVDNTFGCGGYLSQPIKWGANIVVESATKWIGGHGTSMGGIIVDGGNYNWGNGKFPQFTEPSEGYHGLVFWERFGNIAYIIRARVEGLRDLGPAISPFNSFMLIQGLETLSVRVNKICENAMELAKWLEQHPKVSSVSYPGLESHPYHDMAKKYLTNGFGAVLCFRVKGGLENTIRVVESLDLISHLVNVGDVRTLITHPASTTHQQMSEEEQAAAGVFPDLLRLSVGLEHIDDIKDDLEQAFAKL, encoded by the coding sequence ATGTCAGAAAAGAAATTCAGATTTGAAACCCTTCAGGTACATGCCGGATATCAGAAAGCGGATAAAACCACCAACTCCCGCGCAGTGCCCATTTACCAAACTACAGCTTATACCTTTAACAGTGCCAAGCATGGAGCGGATTTGTTTGAGCTGAACGAGTTCGGCAACATCTATACCCGATTGATGAACCCGACTACCGATGTGTTTGAGCAACGAATGGCGGCACTCGAAGGCGGTGTGGCTGCCCTGGCGGTGGCATCGGGTCACTCGGCGCAGTTTATTGCTTTGAATAATATCCTGACGGTGGGTGATAACTTCGTTTCTTCACCTTACTTATACGGTGGAACTTTTAACCAGTTTAAGGTCTCATTCAAACGGATGGGAATTGAAGCCCGTTTCGCCAAAAACGACTCCGCTGAAGAGATGGAGAAGCTGATTGACGAAAACACCAAAGCGCTTTATACCGAAAACATCGGAAATCCCTATTTCAACATACCCGATTTTGAGAAAGTGGTGGCGTTGGCCCGCAAATATGACCTGCCATTGATTGTAGATAACACCTTTGGTTGCGGCGGTTATCTTTCCCAACCGATAAAATGGGGGGCGAATATCGTGGTGGAGTCGGCTACCAAATGGATTGGCGGTCACGGGACCAGCATGGGCGGTATCATCGTGGATGGCGGCAACTACAACTGGGGCAATGGCAAATTCCCGCAATTCACCGAGCCGTCGGAAGGTTATCATGGATTGGTTTTCTGGGAAAGATTCGGCAACATTGCCTACATCATCCGTGCCCGTGTAGAGGGATTGCGTGATTTGGGTCCTGCTATCAGTCCGTTCAATTCCTTTATGTTGATTCAGGGACTGGAGACACTTTCCGTTCGTGTAAATAAGATTTGCGAAAATGCTATGGAGCTGGCCAAATGGCTGGAGCAGCACCCGAAAGTGAGTTCGGTCAGTTACCCCGGACTGGAAAGCCATCCGTACCACGATATGGCGAAGAAATACCTGACCAATGGTTTCGGTGCAGTGCTTTGTTTCCGCGTGAAAGGCGGTCTGGAAAATACAATCCGTGTAGTGGAAAGTCTCGACCTGATCAGCCATTTGGTGAATGTGGGCGATGTCCGCACCCTGATTACCCATCCGGCAAGCACAACCCATCAGCAGATGAGCGAAGAGGAACAGGCTGCTGCGGGTGTATTCCCCGATTTGCTTCGTCTGTCAGTCGGTTTGGAGCACATCGACGATATTAAGGACGACCTCGAACAGGCATTTGCCAAGCTGTAA
- the xseA gene encoding exodeoxyribonuclease VII large subunit, producing MNDILSLVELNNLIKLALRECFPDSYWVRAELSEVRTSGPGHCYVEFVEKDSRSGNIIAKMRGNIWANTFRVIKPYFEEETGQPFTSGIKVMVKVNVDFHEVYGPSLTVLDIDPSYTVGDMMRQRLEIIKRLKEEGIFENNKALELPDVTQRIAVISSATAAGFGDFTDQLLKNSHGFVFYPKLFPALMQGAQSEASILSAFSKIEKYREHFDAVVIIRGGGAVSELGCFDSYAIAKRAAEFSLPVITGIGHDRDESVLDMVAHTRMKTPTAVAEFLLSRMEEQEDDLLSAQDFILNKASQRILNETYRLQNLSHYLSLSTSRHLQNEHLKLNRFESQLPLFTQNVLTLQQKHLPELEQQIALAINRRIEKEQQKLHLAEQIIRLSSPETILKKGYSITLKEGKAVRSSGELTVGDALTTLLADGEITSIVSEKS from the coding sequence ATGAACGATATCCTCTCCCTTGTCGAACTAAATAACCTGATCAAGCTAGCGCTGCGGGAATGTTTTCCCGATAGTTACTGGGTGCGTGCCGAACTGAGTGAGGTGCGGACTTCCGGGCCGGGACATTGCTATGTAGAGTTTGTAGAGAAGGATAGCCGCAGTGGTAATATTATTGCTAAAATGCGCGGCAACATTTGGGCAAATACCTTCCGGGTAATAAAACCGTATTTTGAGGAGGAGACGGGACAACCTTTTACCAGTGGCATTAAGGTGATGGTAAAAGTTAATGTCGATTTCCATGAAGTCTATGGTCCCAGTCTGACGGTGCTTGACATTGATCCCTCCTATACGGTGGGTGACATGATGCGCCAGCGGTTGGAGATCATCAAACGGCTGAAAGAAGAGGGCATTTTTGAAAATAATAAAGCCCTGGAACTTCCTGATGTGACGCAACGCATTGCCGTGATCTCTTCGGCTACGGCGGCCGGGTTTGGTGACTTTACCGACCAGCTTCTGAAAAACAGTCACGGGTTCGTTTTTTATCCAAAACTTTTTCCTGCCCTGATGCAGGGAGCCCAATCCGAGGCATCCATCTTATCTGCATTTTCCAAAATTGAAAAATATCGGGAGCACTTCGATGCCGTGGTGATTATCCGCGGTGGAGGAGCGGTCTCTGAATTGGGTTGCTTTGATAGCTATGCCATAGCTAAGCGGGCGGCTGAATTTTCCTTACCCGTGATTACCGGCATTGGACACGATCGTGATGAATCGGTGCTTGACATGGTGGCGCATACCCGTATGAAGACGCCTACCGCGGTGGCTGAATTTCTGCTTTCACGCATGGAGGAGCAGGAGGATGACTTGCTTTCGGCACAGGATTTTATCCTGAATAAGGCGAGCCAGCGTATCCTGAACGAAACCTATCGTCTGCAAAACCTTTCGCATTACCTCTCGTTATCGACCAGCAGGCATTTGCAAAATGAACACCTCAAGCTTAACCGCTTCGAAAGCCAGTTGCCGCTCTTTACCCAGAATGTACTGACCCTTCAGCAGAAGCATTTACCCGAACTGGAGCAACAGATTGCATTGGCTATTAATCGCCGTATCGAGAAAGAGCAGCAAAAGCTCCATCTGGCTGAGCAGATTATCCGACTTTCGTCCCCTGAAACCATTTTGAAGAAAGGCTATTCCATTACCCTGAAAGAGGGTAAAGCGGTTCGTTCTTCTGGCGAACTGACCGTTGGAGATGCGCTGACCACCTTGCTGGCAGACGGAGAGATTACCAGTATTGTTTCTGAAAAATCCTGA
- a CDS encoding ABC transporter ATP-binding protein, whose translation MKEFIKVMLRLVPPYKKYLFLNIFNNILSAVFSIFSFGLIIPILQILFGINKSKYHFVAWDSVGSFKDKFINNFYFYVTDMMQTHGGGYVLMLLGVLLIFMTLLKTGTAYMALYNMIPLRTGVVRDIRNSIFSRITGLHIGFFSNERKGDIIARMSGDVNEVENSVMSSIDMVFKNPVYIIFYLITMFLISWQLTLFVFALLPVSGYIMGQVGKKLKRKSLEGQNQWGELMAQLEETLGGLRIIKAFNAEEKIKIRFDHQNNLFRKTTVKINRRQSMAHPMSEFLGTITIAILLWFGGLLILNHSSSIDAATFIYYLVIFYSIINPAKDLSKAAYSIQKGMASMERIDKILKAENEIKDPVQPLELKEFSEKIEFRNMYFRYNSEWVLKNINLEIPKGKSIALVGQSGSGKSTMVDLIPRFYDVVEGGIYLDGNDIRQYRIHDLRAQMGNVNQEAILFNDSFFNNIAFGVENATMEQVIEAAKIANAHEFIVSSEQGYETNIGDRGCKLSGGQRQRLSIARAILKNPPILILDEATSALDTESERLVQDAIENLMRNRTSIVIAHRLSTIKNADLICVMHEGEIVERGRHDELIELDGYYKRLCDMQSF comes from the coding sequence ATGAAAGAGTTTATTAAGGTAATGCTCCGGCTGGTGCCGCCGTATAAAAAGTACTTGTTCCTCAATATTTTCAACAATATCCTTTCGGCTGTATTCAGTATCTTTTCTTTTGGATTGATTATTCCAATTCTGCAAATCCTGTTTGGAATCAATAAAAGCAAATATCATTTTGTCGCCTGGGACAGTGTCGGCTCGTTTAAAGACAAGTTTATCAACAACTTCTATTTCTATGTTACCGATATGATGCAAACACACGGTGGCGGATATGTATTGATGCTGCTTGGAGTACTGCTTATTTTCATGACTTTACTGAAAACCGGGACAGCCTATATGGCGCTATACAATATGATTCCGTTGCGTACTGGTGTGGTACGGGATATCCGGAATTCAATTTTTAGTCGAATCACCGGATTGCATATCGGTTTCTTTTCGAATGAGCGAAAAGGGGATATTATAGCCCGGATGAGTGGAGACGTCAATGAGGTGGAAAACTCGGTAATGAGCTCTATTGACATGGTGTTCAAAAACCCGGTTTACATTATCTTTTACCTGATTACTATGTTTTTAATTAGCTGGCAATTGACTTTGTTCGTATTTGCCCTGTTGCCGGTAAGCGGATACATCATGGGGCAGGTAGGGAAAAAGCTGAAGCGTAAATCGCTGGAAGGTCAGAACCAGTGGGGCGAACTGATGGCACAACTCGAAGAGACTCTTGGCGGATTGCGTATTATCAAAGCTTTCAATGCTGAAGAGAAAATTAAAATCCGTTTTGACCACCAGAATAATCTCTTCCGTAAAACGACGGTAAAAATCAACCGCCGACAGTCCATGGCTCACCCGATGAGTGAATTTCTGGGCACTATCACCATTGCGATTTTACTTTGGTTCGGAGGATTGCTGATTCTTAATCATTCCAGTAGCATTGATGCTGCTACCTTTATTTATTATCTGGTTATCTTTTATAGCATTATCAATCCGGCCAAAGATCTGTCAAAAGCAGCATATTCTATCCAGAAAGGGATGGCTTCGATGGAACGAATCGACAAGATCCTGAAGGCGGAAAATGAAATCAAAGATCCGGTACAACCGCTTGAGTTAAAAGAGTTTTCTGAAAAAATCGAGTTCAGAAACATGTACTTCAGATACAACAGCGAATGGGTCTTGAAGAATATCAATCTTGAGATTCCAAAAGGTAAATCAATCGCTTTGGTAGGTCAGTCCGGTTCAGGGAAATCGACCATGGTGGATTTGATTCCCCGTTTCTACGATGTTGTGGAGGGTGGCATTTACCTGGATGGAAATGATATCCGTCAATATCGTATCCATGACCTGCGAGCGCAGATGGGGAATGTGAATCAGGAGGCAATTCTGTTTAATGATTCCTTCTTCAATAACATTGCTTTCGGGGTGGAAAATGCAACTATGGAGCAAGTCATCGAGGCTGCGAAGATTGCCAATGCACACGAGTTTATCGTTTCCTCTGAGCAAGGTTACGAAACCAACATCGGTGACCGTGGCTGTAAGCTTTCGGGAGGCCAACGCCAACGCCTGAGTATTGCGCGTGCAATTCTGAAAAACCCACCAATCCTGATTTTGGACGAAGCAACATCAGCGCTGGATACCGAATCGGAACGTTTGGTGCAAGATGCGATCGAGAACCTGATGCGTAACCGTACTTCTATAGTGATTGCTCACCGTCTTTCCACGATTAAGAATGCCGATCTGATTTGTGTAATGCATGAAGGTGAAATCGTGGAGCGTGGCCGCCATGACGAGTTGATTGAACTGGATGGATACTACAAACGGTTGTGTGATATGCAGAGTTTCTGA
- a CDS encoding DUF6383 domain-containing protein, which translates to MKKTLLFFGMLAWGAMSMNAQITKSSLWAPTSDATAAYLNGGNYKNTVQAGVTITVLDNGFPDYSKTSPVFPTDYKFPQWDLLWHFNNLKDNINNTDPSDDVLTSYFKISNSAFTDTLFWVASATDPLVPYNKTIASSHLPTRNGIFFGGVDATGGKHAFGLINGKDWGRLQSYQGGGNAVLVESVSDFISLLNWGKVIKERTRSGSGTTASPYVYGTTTYSTNFLVADSASAFGLKIGENNNALAFYPGKFDKTDLRMAFQFDSSRVSSDITFKLLQVDKGTSGKNMTYKMVVSIEPRTSTYGFINIGAKLFVTPTGCDKTDSTLLGELGPKRYVIDNIFEAQGGASDMTAATTISVLDKIKTKNPAFTIDDFSKKRIIVSIIGVASEPAAQGTHHPIIALDDIHVSYWIDWYKYKNKGLYTGIAENVISSTDIIGLTGQIKISGALEAGDVYNITGQKVASFGRDNQVISVPAGVYLVKEQGQPAVKVCVK; encoded by the coding sequence ATGAAAAAAACTTTACTCTTTTTTGGAATGTTGGCATGGGGGGCTATGTCAATGAATGCGCAAATAACAAAAAGCAGCCTTTGGGCTCCGACGTCGGACGCTACCGCCGCCTATCTAAATGGAGGTAATTATAAGAATACCGTTCAGGCAGGGGTTACCATTACGGTTTTGGACAATGGTTTTCCAGACTATAGTAAGACATCTCCCGTGTTCCCTACCGACTACAAGTTTCCGCAGTGGGACCTTCTGTGGCATTTTAACAACCTGAAGGATAATATAAATAACACTGATCCCTCAGACGATGTACTTACTTCTTATTTTAAAATCTCAAATTCTGCTTTTACTGATACCTTATTTTGGGTAGCTAGTGCAACTGACCCGTTGGTGCCTTATAATAAAACAATTGCTTCATCACATTTGCCTACCAGAAATGGAATTTTCTTTGGCGGCGTCGATGCGACAGGAGGAAAACATGCTTTTGGTTTAATAAATGGTAAAGACTGGGGCCGTCTTCAGAGTTACCAAGGAGGAGGAAACGCCGTACTTGTGGAATCTGTGAGCGACTTTATAAGTTTGCTGAATTGGGGTAAAGTGATTAAAGAACGTACTCGTTCCGGATCTGGCACAACTGCTTCCCCATACGTATATGGAACAACTACATATTCAACTAATTTCCTTGTAGCTGATTCTGCATCGGCATTTGGGCTGAAGATAGGTGAAAATAATAACGCACTCGCGTTTTACCCTGGTAAGTTTGACAAAACTGACCTGCGTATGGCTTTTCAATTTGATTCTTCACGTGTAAGTTCCGATATTACATTCAAACTATTGCAAGTAGATAAGGGAACGTCAGGTAAGAACATGACCTATAAAATGGTGGTATCTATTGAGCCGCGGACAAGTACTTATGGATTTATAAATATAGGTGCAAAATTATTTGTTACTCCCACCGGATGCGACAAGACAGATAGTACATTGTTAGGCGAATTAGGACCTAAACGCTATGTTATTGATAATATTTTTGAAGCGCAGGGCGGTGCCAGTGATATGACTGCTGCAACCACCATTAGCGTGCTTGATAAAATTAAAACAAAAAATCCTGCGTTTACGATTGACGATTTCTCAAAGAAACGTATTATTGTTTCAATCATTGGTGTTGCAAGCGAACCAGCAGCACAAGGCACTCACCATCCGATCATTGCCTTGGACGATATACATGTTAGTTATTGGATTGATTGGTATAAATACAAAAACAAAGGTCTCTATACCGGTATCGCTGAAAACGTTATTTCTTCAACTGACATTATCGGTTTAACCGGTCAAATAAAAATTTCCGGCGCACTTGAAGCTGGTGATGTTTATAATATTACAGGACAAAAAGTCGCATCTTTCGGTCGTGACAACCAAGTTATTTCTGTCCCTGCAGGTGTTTATCTTGTAAAAGAACAGGGTCAACCCGCAGTGAAGGTTTGTGTAAAATAA
- a CDS encoding aspartyl protease family protein, with the protein MKFAVILLSFWMLIPQIEISGKSKKIASIPFEVVGSYIVIKARINKSSPLNLILDSGIRSTLITELTAKDSVSLNYSQNVFLKGLGVGNQLQAFTSTGNDIDIGKIRLQNQSLYVLAEDVFNLSRHTGTKINGLIGSDFFQGHVVEINYDRRRIVFYEDEGFIAPKKYSPLELDVEGLKMFVHIQVVDPSGHTKTVKMLVDTGAELAAWFRAYGVSPVALPKSSIHGFIGQGLNGEITGFIGRIPRIKIGSAVIFNPVVSFPDSTSIADVFTESQRDGTIGSQILSRFNLIFNEPDNTLYVRPNARFSDGWSYNIAGIELVQMDPLLRLSEVLYVWANSPAEKAGVQKGDRILEVNGKRGFDTDINEIKGMFEVSSKRPMRMILLRGDKTVSVEIDMKSKL; encoded by the coding sequence ATGAAGTTTGCTGTGATTCTTCTGTCATTCTGGATGTTAATTCCGCAAATAGAAATTTCGGGGAAATCCAAAAAAATCGCTTCAATACCATTCGAAGTGGTGGGCTCGTATATTGTAATAAAAGCCAGAATCAATAAATCATCTCCTCTTAACCTGATTCTGGATTCCGGAATTCGCTCCACATTGATTACAGAACTGACTGCTAAGGATAGTGTGTCGCTCAATTATTCGCAAAATGTGTTCCTGAAAGGATTGGGTGTTGGTAATCAGTTACAGGCTTTTACCAGTACGGGAAATGATATTGATATCGGAAAAATCAGGTTGCAAAATCAGTCTTTATATGTGCTGGCTGAAGATGTGTTCAATCTTTCCAGGCATACCGGTACTAAAATAAACGGATTGATTGGCTCTGATTTTTTTCAGGGGCATGTCGTGGAGATTAATTATGACCGTCGCCGCATTGTGTTTTATGAAGATGAAGGCTTCATAGCACCCAAAAAATATTCACCGCTGGAATTGGACGTTGAGGGGTTGAAAATGTTTGTGCATATACAGGTGGTTGATCCCTCGGGGCACACCAAAACAGTAAAGATGCTCGTCGATACCGGGGCTGAACTGGCGGCCTGGTTTCGGGCTTATGGTGTATCGCCTGTTGCCCTGCCGAAGAGCTCGATCCATGGCTTTATCGGTCAGGGATTGAATGGTGAGATTACCGGATTTATAGGTCGTATTCCGCGGATTAAAATTGGCAGTGCGGTCATCTTTAATCCGGTCGTCTCTTTCCCGGATTCCACTTCAATTGCAGATGTTTTTACCGAGTCGCAACGGGACGGGACAATTGGGAGTCAGATATTGAGCCGGTTTAATCTTATTTTCAATGAGCCGGACAATACGTTGTATGTCAGACCGAATGCGAGGTTTAGTGATGGATGGTCCTATAATATTGCCGGCATTGAGTTAGTGCAGATGGATCCTTTGTTGCGATTGTCTGAAGTATTGTACGTGTGGGCAAACTCTCCGGCGGAGAAGGCGGGTGTGCAAAAAGGAGACCGCATACTGGAGGTAAATGGAAAGAGAGGTTTTGATACGGATATCAATGAGATAAAAGGAATGTTTGAAGTGAGCTCGAAAAGGCCGATGCGTATGATTTTATTGCGTGGCGATAAAACTGTGTCTGTCGAGATTGATATGAAAAGTAAGCTTTAA
- a CDS encoding serpin family protein gives MKKILFLTILLITGLHLQSCDKNSNKSNPTPNIREMRAGEKAVISSSNRFCFDYFKLLSAAKKDTNVTFSPISAHAALSMLINGADGTTKQEIKDALRISTMSDPEINESFKSLKEYLLQVDNSVTLNIANSVWARLELHIKSSFANTLRNFYSAEVQSLDFSGTGAVKTINNWVSNQTKGKIPTIIDDQKIASDVVMYLLNAVYFKSDWKTKFDKAKTQKAGFTKDDGSVIQVDMMQSEKMEAWMYYDNSVQFIDIPFGNGGYSFTVIMPNGAKTLDEFIGEFDNDKLQTILAKEPAASSEPRYVSLKMPKFNFSFNRDMNDLLKTMGMKRAFTDTAELPSLFEEQLPLSVSKVKQKTFVQIDENGGEAAAVTSVEITVTSVGPGFITVDRPFLFLIREKNSNTILFIGKVHHPVFQ, from the coding sequence ATGAAAAAAATTCTATTTCTCACAATTCTACTCATTACAGGATTACACCTCCAATCCTGCGACAAAAACAGCAACAAGTCAAACCCGACACCGAATATCCGGGAAATGCGTGCCGGTGAGAAAGCGGTTATTTCATCTTCTAACCGGTTTTGCTTCGATTACTTCAAACTGCTATCAGCAGCTAAAAAAGATACCAACGTGACGTTTTCCCCGATTAGCGCACATGCCGCGCTGAGCATGCTGATCAACGGAGCCGACGGAACCACCAAACAGGAAATCAAGGACGCCCTGCGTATATCAACCATGAGCGACCCGGAAATCAATGAATCTTTCAAAAGCCTGAAAGAGTACCTTCTTCAGGTAGATAACAGCGTTACACTGAATATAGCCAATTCCGTCTGGGCCAGACTGGAGCTCCATATCAAAAGCTCTTTTGCCAATACACTCCGAAACTTCTACAGCGCTGAAGTGCAGTCCCTCGATTTTTCAGGTACCGGAGCGGTAAAAACAATCAACAATTGGGTAAGCAACCAGACAAAAGGCAAAATTCCCACCATCATTGACGACCAGAAAATTGCATCGGATGTAGTTATGTATTTGTTGAATGCCGTCTATTTTAAATCAGACTGGAAGACAAAGTTTGATAAAGCAAAAACACAAAAGGCAGGTTTCACTAAAGATGACGGAAGCGTCATTCAGGTGGATATGATGCAGAGCGAAAAGATGGAGGCCTGGATGTATTATGACAACTCGGTACAATTCATCGATATTCCGTTTGGCAATGGAGGATATTCATTCACAGTAATCATGCCAAACGGGGCAAAAACGCTGGATGAATTTATCGGCGAATTCGACAATGATAAACTTCAGACTATCTTAGCGAAAGAACCTGCTGCAAGCAGCGAGCCGCGCTATGTTTCCCTGAAAATGCCGAAGTTTAATTTTTCATTCAACCGTGACATGAATGATCTGCTCAAGACAATGGGCATGAAAAGAGCTTTCACGGACACAGCCGAACTCCCGAGCCTTTTTGAGGAACAACTCCCTTTGTCCGTCTCCAAAGTGAAACAAAAAACATTCGTGCAGATTGATGAAAACGGAGGAGAAGCCGCGGCTGTTACCTCTGTGGAAATCACAGTCACTTCTGTAGGCCCGGGATTTATCACCGTTGACCGACCGTTTTTATTCCTGATCCGGGAAAAGAACAGCAACACAATATTATTCATTGGAAAAGTACATCATCCTGTGTTTCAATAG